The genomic window AGGCGCGGCTGCCGGCCCCGGGACCGGCCCGGTGAGCAGGTGGTGCAGATGGTGCAGATGGTGCAGGTGCAGGTGCAGGTGCAGGTGCAGGTGGTGCTGCCCGGTCAGGGCTTGAGGACGACCTTGATGCAGCCGTCCTCCTTCTTCTTGAAGAGCTCGTACATCTCCGGCGCACGGTCGAGGGGCACCGGGTGCGTCGTGAGGTCCTCCGTGCCGAGCGGGTCGGCCGGGTCCTCGACGAGGGGCATCAGGGTGTCCATCCACTGGTGCACGTTGCACTGGCCCATGCGGATGGTGATCTGCTTGTCGAACAGCGTGAGGAACGGCGTCGGGTCGGCGGTGCCGCCGTAGACGCCGCTGAGCGAGACGGTGCCGCCGCGGCGGACGACCTCGAAGGCCAGGTGCATGGCGCTGAGGCTGTCGACGCCCGCCTTCTGCATCAGGGCCTGGCCGACCTTGTCGGGCAGCGCCGCGGCGAACTTCTGCACCATGCTCACGCCGCCGTGGTCGTGGGCCTCCATGCCGACGGCGTCCACGACGGAGTCGGGTCCGCGGTCGTCCGTCATGCCCTTGATGACGTCCGCGACGTCCTTCGTGAGGTCGAGCACCTCGACGCCGTGGCGCTCGGCCATGGCGCGGCGCTCGGGGACGGGGTCGACGCCGATGACGCGGAAGCCCTTGTGCACGCCGATGCGCGAGGCGAACTGGCCGACGGGGCCGAGGCCGAGCACGACGAGGGTGCCGCCCTCGGGGACGTGCGCGTACTCGACGCCCTGCCACGCGGTGGGGAGGATGTCGCTGAGGAACAGGTAGCGCTCGTCGGGGAGGTCGTGGCCGACCTTCACGAGGTTGGCGTCGGCGAGCTTGATCCGCAGCTGCTCGGCCTGGCCGCCGGGCACCTGGCCGTAGAGCTTCGTGTAGCCGTAGAGGGTCGCGCCCGAGCCGTACTCGGTGACCTGGGTCGTCTCGCACTGCGAGAACAGGCCGCGCTGGCACATGAAGCACTCGCGGCAGGCGATGACGAAGGGGACGACGACGCGGTCGCCGACCTGGATGCGCGAGACGGCGGAGCCGACGGCGGTGACCACGCCCATGGTCTCGTGGCCGAGGACGTCGCCCTTGTCGAGGTAGGGGTCGAAGACGTCGTACAGGTGCAGGTCGCTGCCGCAGATCGCGGCGGACGTGACCTTGATGACCGCGTCGGTGGGGTCGACGATCTGGGGGTCCGGCACCTCGGTGACGGCGACGTCGGCGATGGACTGGTAAGTGAGAGCCTTCATCCGTCCCGTCTACGCCGGGGGACCGGGAGCCCCCTGGACCGAGGGGTACACGACGCCCGTCGTGTTGCCGACGACCTGCGAGGTGGGTGCCGGCACGACGACGACGGCGGCCGCCCCCGTGAGGGGACGGCCGCCGTCGGACGATGCCGCGCGTGCGCGGGACCGGTGCTACGCGTCGACCGCGACCTGGGTCGCGACGATGTTGACGACCTTGCGGCCGCCCTTGTTGCC from Frigoribacterium sp. PvP032 includes these protein-coding regions:
- a CDS encoding alcohol dehydrogenase catalytic domain-containing protein is translated as MKALTYQSIADVAVTEVPDPQIVDPTDAVIKVTSAAICGSDLHLYDVFDPYLDKGDVLGHETMGVVTAVGSAVSRIQVGDRVVVPFVIACRECFMCQRGLFSQCETTQVTEYGSGATLYGYTKLYGQVPGGQAEQLRIKLADANLVKVGHDLPDERYLFLSDILPTAWQGVEYAHVPEGGTLVVLGLGPVGQFASRIGVHKGFRVIGVDPVPERRAMAERHGVEVLDLTKDVADVIKGMTDDRGPDSVVDAVGMEAHDHGGVSMVQKFAAALPDKVGQALMQKAGVDSLSAMHLAFEVVRRGGTVSLSGVYGGTADPTPFLTLFDKQITIRMGQCNVHQWMDTLMPLVEDPADPLGTEDLTTHPVPLDRAPEMYELFKKKEDGCIKVVLKP